A stretch of the Streptomyces venezuelae genome encodes the following:
- a CDS encoding IS110 family transposase, with protein MIDVSDIGVFLGLDVGKGEHHATAVTPAGKKAFDKRLPNSEPKLREVFGKLRAKHGTVLVVVDQPASIGALPLAVARDMGCPVAYLPGLTMRRIADLYPGEAKTDARDAFVIADAARVMPHTLRSVDLEDETIAELEMIVGFDDDLAGEATRISNRLRGLLTQIHPSLERVLGPRIQHPAVLRLLDQFGSPAQIRKAGRRRLITLIRPKAPRMAERLVEDIFTALDEQTVVVPGTDAAALIVPSLAGSLQAVLDQRKLLAARIEELLESHPLSKVLTSMPGIGVRTGARILIDVGDGTSFPSAAHLAAYAGLAPATRSSGSSIRGEQPSRRGNKQLKRAFFLSAFAALADPASRAYYDKKINQGKHHTQALLCLARRRADVLFAMLRDGTFYEPQPAPTG; from the coding sequence GTGATCGACGTCAGCGACATCGGTGTCTTCCTCGGCCTGGACGTTGGCAAGGGCGAACACCACGCCACCGCCGTCACCCCCGCCGGGAAGAAAGCCTTCGACAAGCGGCTGCCCAACAGCGAACCCAAACTCCGCGAGGTCTTCGGCAAGCTGCGGGCCAAGCACGGGACCGTGCTCGTGGTGGTCGACCAGCCGGCCTCCATCGGCGCCCTGCCGCTGGCGGTCGCCCGGGACATGGGCTGCCCGGTCGCCTATCTGCCCGGACTGACGATGCGGCGGATCGCCGATCTCTATCCCGGCGAGGCCAAGACCGACGCCCGCGACGCCTTCGTCATCGCCGATGCGGCCCGCGTCATGCCGCACACCCTCCGCTCGGTCGACCTCGAAGACGAGACCATCGCCGAGCTGGAGATGATCGTCGGCTTCGACGACGACCTGGCCGGCGAAGCCACCCGCATCAGCAACCGGCTCCGCGGCCTGCTCACGCAGATCCACCCGTCTCTGGAACGGGTCCTGGGACCGCGGATCCAGCACCCGGCCGTGCTCAGGCTCCTCGACCAGTTCGGTTCCCCGGCCCAGATCCGCAAAGCCGGACGCCGCAGGCTCATCACGCTGATACGTCCGAAGGCCCCAAGGATGGCCGAGCGACTGGTCGAGGACATCTTCACCGCGCTGGACGAGCAGACCGTCGTCGTCCCGGGCACGGACGCGGCCGCACTGATCGTCCCCAGCCTCGCTGGCTCGCTGCAGGCAGTGCTTGACCAGCGGAAACTTCTCGCCGCCCGGATCGAGGAACTCCTGGAGAGCCACCCTCTTTCCAAGGTTCTGACGTCCATGCCGGGGATCGGCGTCAGGACCGGAGCACGGATCCTCATCGACGTCGGCGACGGCACTTCGTTCCCGTCCGCCGCCCACCTCGCCGCCTACGCCGGCCTCGCCCCGGCGACCCGCAGCTCGGGCTCCTCGATCCGCGGCGAACAGCCCTCCCGCCGCGGAAACAAGCAGCTCAAACGAGCCTTCTTCCTGTCCGCGTTCGCGGCTCTGGCCGACCCGGCATCCCGGGCCTACTACGACAAGAAGATCAACCAAGGCAAGCACCACACCCAAGCCCTCCTCTGCCTCGCGAGACGCCGAGCCGACGTGCTCTTCGCGATGCTCCGCGACGGCACCTTCTACGAACCCCAACCCGCCCCTACCGGTTGA